Within Chaetodon auriga isolate fChaAug3 chromosome 7, fChaAug3.hap1, whole genome shotgun sequence, the genomic segment ACTTTTTGCATCACATTTAGTGTCAAATTAAACTAAGAGAGATCTGACAAATTGAAATTAAAAAGCTGCGGCAGAACATCAAAGACATTTAAGAGGCTACTATTCACTGTGATAGTAGTGTTTTAATTTATactcatgaaaaaaaaacaaaaaactaagaCTTAGCAACTGCAaggcaaaaagaagagagaggggaggggggggagatggagggagaggcgTGATGAATGATTCTGCAAGACTTAAATATGgtggagagaagaacagagcgGCCCTCGTGTCACCGAGGACAACACGATAAGAAGATAGAAGACTCATGGTTAAGACAACTTTGCATTTCTGCTCCCTGAACACATCCGAGTGTTCAACTGTCCATTTTCACTTAAGTGCAAATTGAAATCGATGAGCGGCGAGGAATGGAGTGAAAGGAGGACCTTCACCTTCAGCTGATGCTCTGTGGGTCTGCCTCTCCACTGAGGCTCCAcgttaaaaacacactgattttaaGAGCGTTGGTCCACAgcccagaaaagaaaaactcaagATTTCTGCTGAACTtgatgacctcctcctcctataACACATAAAAACCTTATTTGGTGtctattttttgtttcatttctgaaaatctAAAGATGGCACCCAGAGGAACATCTCAGTGCTATCTGGTTCTTAAAGGGCAATCACACCACTTAATCATTAATTTATCATTTTGGCTCAAAGCCTTGAACTGCTTCCAGACTTTGTCGGTGGCGACATCTAGTGGAGATTTCAGAAATGCCAATAAAAATCTGATTCAATACAGATTGATATGACTGCTACTGAGACAGGGTCGCAAAGGTCAGACTGAAAGCACATAAAGGCCAAAAAAAGGTGAGCGTGTGAGAGGACATGGGAGGGAGCAGAGCATCATTTTGCATCCACGAATGacttaaaatgaaatgtctgaaCGGTTGGAGGGATGCAAAATGGCCTCTAAGTGAAACCAGTAAGAAAGCTAAAAGGTGAGGCAGGCAATACGCATTAACAACGATGTGAGAAATAGGACAGCAATAGGAAAACACAGATTCACAGGAAGACTGACAGAACAAGGACTCAGAATTCACCAGTTACTGAGGAGAAGAAACTAATATTTAGCAAACAACTGTCGGTGAAATATGGCACACAACAAAGGGCATGGCGGCTGAGGGCTTTCAAGACTTCGCTGTACATCTTTGCACACACGGAACAGAAATGGACCGCAAAGATGGCTtccaaaagaaatgaaaaacaaaagaaaaacagctatCCATTTCAGTTCTGTCATTAATCCTCTACTTCGTCAAGGTCTGTAAGTCCAGGCAGTAATTACAAAAAATGTGGGAATTTGGTGACAACAATTTCCACAAGTCCTGAAGTTTATTTACAAGACCTCGTCtcaactccccccccccccccccgtgacAGATATGCAgaacagattaaaaaatatattaaaagcacaaacagtAGCTGCCACACTGATGCAACCATGCTTAGCTAGAAATACATTACTGTACCACTGTTGCTGTATAaatataatgcatttttaacTTAGAGATCCAATGCTATAGTGAAATACACCTGAATATTATGCATACCCATTATGCTCAATTGAccagagggaaagaagaaaacaaacaaacaaataaaccaaaaaaaaaaaaaaaagcaaaaaaaaaaagcttttaactGAGAAATACTGACAGAAGTAGTGGTTGGTTAAATAAATCCTAATGACGAGTAACATTACTGCTGTCGCAAGAAAATCCAGTTCCTGCATCTCTTCAGTTTCACTGGCTTGAATTAAAATATGCGAGACCCTTACGATGGTGGGAACATTTCACGACCCTCATGCTGACAACGTCCACGCGAGATCTTCTAAAATAAAAGGGTCATTTAAAAATAAGGCTCAAAGATCGACGGTTTTCATCCGACAGCGGTATTATGTAATATTTTCTTGAGAATTAACCTACTAGTGTACAAACATCTGGACTAAGAATACCTCAAACACTCGAccttattgttttatttttaattacaatATAAATtgcttcttcctccctcctgcacTACAAAGCCTAGGTACCTGTTACTTAGCATTAAATTAtagtcaagtttttttttttttgtcttatgttGTGCAATACTTCCTCACAAAGTTACTCAATACCCAAATTCTTGATATGTTCTACTCTTCTTAGCAGTAACTGTAATAATTATTGAATGGAGGCTGCATACAGAGCCTGCAATCCATATTTAGAGATTACAACAATAAGCATTTCttaaaaatcaattcaaaaCGCTGATAAAATAATTACTGTATGTTAACAGTTGGAGGCATTTCCTCTTATTTTATTGCAATACCAAACCACTTCACATACATACCCGCGCAGTAAATGCTTTTTGTCATACTAATCTGTCCTCTACAGATCATGAAGTTGCGATCGGAGTCTTATTCTTTTTGCGTAAATCCTGAAAAATACAACAGGCCTCATCTAAATATTAAACCCCACCACCACTACTGGGGGTGtctgggtgtgtgggtgtgggtgtgtgtgtgtgtgtgtgtgtgtgtgtttgtgcagagttTGAGAAATGGGTCATCAATGCCTTTACATGTAGAAACATAAAAAGGCAACAGAAAATGGCTGCATATGGTCCAGGGGCCGTTTTCATAAACATTCCTTGTGCAAAGAGTTACTCTTAGTGACGAAATGATGACGCTTCCCCTCACAGTTAAAACTAGATCCTGGTAAGGATGAGAGTTATTCACCAAGCGTCTTAGACCTTGAGAGCGCTCTTCAGGTGAAAACCTGTTAGGAGTATAGTGGAGGACTTTTAAGAGTTTCTtaagcagaggaggaaatggaaagagggaggagagttATTCTCCAAATGCCGAATGACAGTGAGTTAATGAGAGGCTACAGATTAGATGGTACAGGGATAATGTTTGTGGTCGTGCTCGCATCTCCCAGCCAGCACAACAATGCCAGAAATGAGAAGTGATCATAACACTAAGATGTCTGAGTCTGGAGCgaccttcatcagcagagtgaTCACACAAACAACTATCAGCGTGTCAACTGGTTAAAGAAGGCTTGCCTTTTTAATCAACCAATCACACCATTTAAAGTATGCATCACACCCAGCAACGAGGTCAACAACACCTCCTCGCTTCGGTGAATGTTGTCCTTTCATTGCTCAGAGTTCGCTGAATCCCTCCTAAACTAGGACCCCTTGCTGAGAACAGCCTCAGAATGTTTGTGAATCCGGCCCCAGGTCTCATTGGCTCAAAAGTGTAGCCTGAATGGAGAACAATGTTTAAACTCAGTCAGCAGAAGCAGATATGTGTAAATCTCTGACTCTGGCAGATGAAAAGCACCGTGAAAAAAATGGATAATTCCTTCTCATGAAACCTCCTCTTAGCTCCTGAGGGTCACGCTGGACTGACCCGGTTCAAATCTGAGTGACACTGCATCGCCACAGCTCTGCACTCTGGCTACTAATTCTGAATATCCCCTATAGCCATGAATATTGAAAGCTGCACTTTTCTGATGATAGTACTCGAATTTTGTCCGAGCAGTTCACACGGCGATACCCACAAAGTTAAAAATCTGGACCCGAATTCTGGGAATAACAAAACATCCCTATGACATGAACCTGCTGTATACAAAGCGCAGCCTTCTGATTGGACATAATCTCTTCCTAAATGTGGTGCACAACCATGCTTGCCATTGGTCTCTTCAGCACTCATGGCACTATGGAATGGACGAGTGGATTGGATCCTATCCATCTATCAGCACATTTACTTGACTGGTCCATTATTAGCTGAGTCTCTATCTGTTGAGTGTTTGGTCACTAGTCCTCGcctggaggaaggaaggaaggagggggagacgAAAGAATCACAGTGAGACAATCAACGCACAACACATGCAGCGGCGTGTCTGCGCAGTCTCTTACAGGCGAGCCGTCACAAACTCAAACGTTTTGTACCTTGAAATGAAACAACCGACTGTGAACACGTGACCCCCTCCTTCCTCGTCGTCTCCTCTCCCCCCGCCAACACAATCCCTTTAaactccctctctgctgtctgccacGCACACCCCGAGAAATCCGTGccatgcgtgtgtgcgcatttgctagtgtttgtgtgttgatcTATAACAACATAACTGGAGGAATTGTACAGTAAGTGCCAATAAGTGATGAAGTACACATCAACGagcccctgtgtgtgtatgtgtgtgtgtgtgtgtgtgtgtgtgtgtgtgtgtgtgtgtgagcatttgaGAAAGTGTGCACGACCACCCATGCTGTTGACACGGTTATTAtaaatatttgcacattttctaaATGTACTGACCTACGCTAAGGTTAAGATTTTGATACTGTCATAACATACTAGCCTGCATAGCATGTAGCATGAAGCAGATgatgttttcttcatgtgtACTAGGTACTAATGCTAATGTGGACACAATGGGACACTCAGCAGAGATGGGTAATGGTCAGTAAGTGCTCGCAGCGACATGGCACTCGCACGGAGACGTAACGGCAGGGACGATGGACTGACTACCGCCGGACAAACAGCTTCGCGCTGGAAGACGACCGagattaaactgaaaataaaacaaaatgaagaaaaaaaggataaaaaggaaggaagaacaAAGGTGGGAAAATTCAGTTGAGTGTGGTAAAAAAGAAAGAGTATTTAAGAATTAaataccccccacccccccacccaaaaaaaaaaaaacaaaaaaaaatcctaattaTGTTAAAAACCCTGTGCTGATATCTTGTCGTTAGAAAATTTGGCAGCATAAGTCAATAAGTCTTTGTAGTGACTGATGGAGATGATAATGAGGAATAAGTGCCCAATATTTTCCAGccaactgagcagcagcaggaaggaccacacacaccagcacaacacagaaacaggagCGACTGACACCCGCGGTTGGTCAAGAGTCCTTCTGGAGTTCCAATGACAGACACAGCAAAAGAgtgtgaggaaataaaaaaaaacaaaacaaaaaaacatacaaaataagGTAATGACTGGTTGGCaaatgaacagagaaaaaaaataaaaaaataaaagcagcttctggaaaaaaaaacgttAGAGAATGTcgtataataacaataacaataatagtaaAGTGGCTGTTGCACTTTAGTTTTGTTCTTGCAGACAGGTGCCGAGTTCCCGTGGTTACCAGTGGGAGCCCGTGTAAGATTTGAGCAGTTGCATACGATGGTGGACTCCAGACCTGGTGGGAAAGAAGAGCACAGGTACATGTCGGTGATTGATTTAAGACGGCCAAGGACCTCTGAGGAAAAGCGAGACggtttgctcacacacacacacaaaaaggaatgacaggaggagaggaggtggaggtggagggaacagatggaggagagaaaattgGGGAGGCGAGGAACATCTCGAAGAggaaaaagcaaacagcaggaggGCAGACACTCACATGATGGGTGGGCTCTACCAGTGAGGTGGTACGTAGCTGTACCCAGGTGTCCCTTGTGGCCTGTAGGTTGGCACAGTAACTGGGTGTCCTCCAATCTGGGGGTGCTGGGGCGTTGTCAGCAGGGTCCCTGCAGGAAGTTACCGACACCATTAATGAGCCATTAATTAATCCATCTGGTGAAGAGCTAGCAAGGATTTGTCTGTAGTGCCTACCCTGCACATGTAACATGAACACTGAAGGCGGGCGACTATCAATTTACACTCGAGGTGTAACTCACTATCagttaattttattttcataataCACTTCATTTTGGCCAATCAAATGTCAACAAATTGCAAAAACTGCCCTTCACAAGTCATCAGAGCCAATGGTGACACCTAAagtgtcttattttgtccaaccaacagtccaaaatccagaCATGTTCACTTTACTTTCATAGAAAAAGCACAGTAACAATCCAGGCATATCCAGACTGTTCCATAACCGCTCACATGGCTGCAGGTTCTCATTCCAATCAAGCAGGAGCACAACAGGCTTGACTCATttaatcagctgatctcagtttTCAGATGGCTGATTAGTCGAATCGGGCCTGCTCTTGATTGGCTGGAACAAAAACCTTCAGCCTCGCAGCCCTACATGGAGTCGTTTGGACGTGTCTGATCTCATCTACCTCTTGACCCTGCCAAGCACATAAAATCTATGAAATacacaagcagaaacaaaagGGAGCTCTCAGCACAACATCTTTACACAAATTCAGTGagcaagataaaaaaaaaaaaaacatgcctgtGCAAGAAACTGTCTCCAGTATAAAGAAATGACTTCAAATCAGATTACAGTCAAGGAGAACAACCGAGGCGTCAATGCCAGCAggtctgaaaactgaaataaacaacGCCTCAGAGGCAGCCGCTCCGGTCTTACCTGCACTCATGGCCATGGTTGTCCCAGCTACCATCCCCATGGCAGCCATGCCGTTGTTGCGAGGAGCAGGTACGGGGACGGGGGCAGGGTAGAGGGCTGTGGAGGGGATGCTGTTAGGCTGCACCACGGTGGTGTGATGGATCACATGTGGCTGAGCCGCATACACTGGCTGGGTGTAATACGCTCCCTGTCAGGAGGAACACAGGCGAGGGTTGCTGGGGGTGCGTGATATTCATGAAGCTTATTATAAAATTTtaatgttgattttatttgaagGAAGCCTGAGAGGACTGTTTAAcgtctctcctcctgcttctgcacttttcttttcaaacatcTATTCAACCATGAAAAATATGCACGGCATCGTATGATCGCATCTCAAACGAAGCCAGTGCTTTTTAATCTGTTGCTCAATCCTTCAGGTTTTTCTGTGGAAAACACGCTGTGGACTTTAAAGTCCCGGTTTTGTTTCTGAGTTCAGTTTCTGGGAGCTCCTTCGGGATGTTAATCAAACTGATTCTTGCACATAAAATCATATTAacattacaacaaaacaaacaatcactTAAATTCAAATAATTCTGCGTTCTCCATTAAACCACGGTTCACATACTGACAGTGCATGGTTTTTATTATCTAATTGAGAGGAAATTCCCTTTTCAGTCAATGTCATCCACACTAAACATGGTACAAGGTCTGAATCAGAGCTACATCCCTGAAGCCAGAAGAGAGGAAACGTTACATAAAAGACAGTTTCTGCAGATCTGACCGCACAGGACAAAAATAGATGTTTTCCCTCATTCGCTAATTAGTTTTAGCTGaaattcacaaacactgcaaagatGAAGGACCATTTGATGTTTCATTTGTAACCTGTCACCTTCATATGCTGTGATGTGTAATCAAGCAACCTAGAGATGAAGTTAAAGGGCACCACCAGCTGAACAAACACGACGCGACCAACCTGACggacattttcagctgcagagcacGGAGCGTGTCTCTGAGGGAACGCTGTCAGCTCCACTTCAGCGTCCTTACCTGTGCGTATATGTTCTGCTGAGGGTAGGCACTGCGGATGGGGTACATCGCTGTTGGGTacggggtgggggttggggtgTAGGGAGGGGGTGCTCCATTTGACTGAGTGGGGGGCACTTTGTATGGGGTGCCTGCTGAAGTATATcctaaaaacagacaaaagaaaaaacggGGGGAAAATGAGGAACATTTAGAAATAAATGACATCATTgatgaggttttgtttttgtgaacctgcagtgtgtgaattctgggacagtgcaacaagctgtgaacacaacactaacatattatcaccttttaAGAGATACAGGGACTTCATGGCAAATAGCAACTtaagcatttatttggagtttTAAGCACAATATTCACTCGGGTCCATTTCACTCTCCACTAACTCCTGAGGACAGTATGTCGCTCTTTAGCAGCGAGAGGCTCCTCTAACACCGACTTGCTGACTttatttgtc encodes:
- the fam168a gene encoding protein FAM168A isoform X2: MNPVYSPVQPGTPYGNPKNMAFTGYPGGYPATAPTYTPNLYQTGSPGYPPGYTSAGTPYKVPPTQSNGAPPPYTPTPTPYPTAMYPIRSAYPQQNIYAQGAYYTQPVYAAQPHVIHHTTVVQPNSIPSTALYPAPVPVPAPRNNGMAAMGMVAGTTMAMSAGTLLTTPQHPQIGGHPVTVPTYRPQGTPGYSYVPPHW
- the fam168a gene encoding protein FAM168A isoform X1; this encodes MASGHPTDKFSFMYQPDTHKSKNRLSSAMNPVYSPVQPGTPYGNPKNMAFTGYPGGYPATAPTYTPNLYQTGSPGYPPGYTSAGTPYKVPPTQSNGAPPPYTPTPTPYPTAMYPIRSAYPQQNIYAQGAYYTQPVYAAQPHVIHHTTVVQPNSIPSTALYPAPVPVPAPRNNGMAAMGMVAGTTMAMSAGTLLTTPQHPQIGGHPVTVPTYRPQGTPGYSYVPPHW